A single genomic interval of Carassius auratus strain Wakin chromosome 30, ASM336829v1, whole genome shotgun sequence harbors:
- the LOC113049281 gene encoding lysM and putative peptidoglycan-binding domain-containing protein 3-like, translating into MTGRNQHNGFQFATTVQPPTGGHMSAFGHNSETDYSEEDGETFELRSRGRERHRRSTSTDRKDDIVYLIRDIKEGDTLISISLQYFCTVADIKRANNLLTEQDFFALRSIKIPVRKFSSFTETHNTTAHKSSSPGCTRRISEIMISGASLDSTSSSSSVDSVECFLQEKDKDIQLLIKSSDPSRSGLNEVVSSLEQPLLGDPERRPAQKKDPYYGADWGMRWWTAVAIMLVVGIVTPVFYLLYYEVLIKADVSNHTTIDSIRPRPTQAAAAEPHGLPRTSAASHLQPAPKQQHFVKHEQET; encoded by the exons ATGACTGGAAGGAACCAGCACAATGGTTTCCAGTTTGCAACCACAGTGCAGCCTCCCACAGGTGGTCACATGTCTGCTTTTGGACACAACTCAGAGACTGACTACTCCGAGGAGGATGGAGAGACCTTTGAGCTGCGTTCCAGAGGCAGGGAGAGGCATCGCAGGAGCACATCTACAGATCGCAAGGACGATATTGTCTACTTGATACGGGACATAAAAGAGGGAGATACGCTGATCAGTATTTCTCTGCAATATTTCTGTACT GTTGCAGACATAAAGCGGGCCAACAACCTTCTAACTGAGCAGGACTTCTTTGCTCTGCGTTCCATAAAGATCCCTGTGAGAAAGTTCAGCTCATTCACAGAAACTCACAATACCACTGCCCACAAAAGCAGCTCACCAGGCTGCACTCGTCGAATCTCAGAGATCATGATTTCTGGAGCTTCCTTAGATTCCacatcctcttcctcatctgTGGACAGTGTGGAGTGCTTCCTGCAGGAGAAGGACAAGGACATTCAACTTCTCATCAAGTCATCTGACCCTTCCAGGAGCGGCCTGAACGAGGTTGTGTCCTCGCTGGAGCAGCCGCTTTTGGGAGACCCTGAGCGGAGACCCGCCCAAAAGAAAGACCCATACTATGGCGCTGACTGGGGAATGAGATGGTGGACCGCAGTTGCCATCATGTTGGTCGTGGGCATAGTTACACCTGTTTTTTACCTGTTATACTATGAAGTTTTGATAAAAGCAGATGTTAGCAACCATACTACCATTGACTCTATCAGGCCTAGACCAACACAGGCAGCTGCTGCTGAGCCTCATGGGTTACCACGGACCAGTGCTGCCTCTCACCTACAGCCTGCTCCTAAACAGCAACATTTTGTTAAGCATGAACAGGAAACATAA